The following proteins are encoded in a genomic region of Micrococcaceae bacterium Sec5.8:
- a CDS encoding DUF6541 family protein: MTWWQTGPTLAGTILIFFVPGLAILAAAGVRRLNLVCLAAPVSFTVASVLGIVLGIAKLPFNPATYLLTSAAAAVLAFVLRRTLVRRYTHAGAVGRAGVLGANDAIPLASPLSKWWPLVLGAAVTVPALIVTARYVRGFGQPENLSQTFDNVYHLNAIRHIATLQNGSSLTLGNLTESSAGFYPAAMHDLMALVFMFCGSSVMEVVNVGTIVLGAIVWPLSCIFLVTRIVGNQATAVLWAGVLSAGFSAFPYLMVAFGVLYPNHAAIAILPVALGLVIEVLGLARRRPSSFWPPLLALALVGPGLVLAHPSAFVALIAFSAPPVFARLILAWRGYRRGKETGRSMVLWALFTVAFSVGGLIVWIFIRPSLASAPWTPFQSNARALGEIIASAPMGTTAAWVMLVLTIIGIYVIARRPGQYWWVLGMFAVGGALYLIVSSWSLGGFRTFWTGVWYNDSFRLAALLPVVTLPVAVLGAQWLTWRVRALCDYLVLNGRSNPGRLAPVVRPIAARLPAVTGLVASTGLVLALGVAAQGGTLSNVQQRLNTIFATTPNSYLLTTDETALLNAVPEFVPESDLVVANPRTGGSLVYAISNRRTLAPHIFGDRTPDEQYLLDHWDEAAFNDKVCPIVRELNAYWALDFGDFEVVPGDESFIGLRDLPNGSVPGMELVKTVGKTHLYRVTACG; this comes from the coding sequence ATGACCTGGTGGCAAACCGGCCCTACGCTCGCAGGAACTATCCTGATCTTTTTCGTTCCGGGCCTCGCCATCCTGGCCGCCGCCGGAGTGCGCCGGCTAAACCTTGTCTGCCTTGCAGCCCCCGTGTCATTCACCGTGGCGTCGGTGTTGGGTATTGTCCTGGGAATCGCCAAGCTCCCCTTCAACCCCGCCACGTACCTCTTAACAAGTGCCGCAGCGGCCGTTCTGGCCTTTGTCCTGCGCCGGACCCTGGTGCGCCGCTACACGCACGCGGGTGCAGTCGGCCGTGCCGGGGTCCTCGGCGCGAACGACGCCATTCCGCTCGCCTCCCCGCTCAGTAAGTGGTGGCCCCTGGTTCTGGGCGCCGCCGTGACAGTACCGGCCCTGATCGTCACGGCCCGCTACGTCCGGGGATTCGGACAACCAGAGAACCTGTCGCAGACTTTTGACAACGTCTACCATCTGAACGCGATCCGGCATATCGCCACCCTGCAAAACGGCTCCTCACTGACGCTGGGCAACCTGACGGAATCGTCGGCGGGCTTCTACCCGGCGGCGATGCACGACCTCATGGCCCTTGTCTTCATGTTCTGCGGCTCCTCCGTGATGGAAGTGGTCAACGTGGGCACCATCGTCCTGGGCGCCATAGTGTGGCCCTTGTCGTGCATCTTCCTGGTAACGCGGATCGTCGGCAACCAGGCGACTGCGGTGCTGTGGGCGGGTGTCCTGTCCGCCGGGTTCAGCGCGTTCCCTTACCTGATGGTCGCCTTCGGCGTGCTGTACCCCAACCACGCAGCGATTGCCATCCTCCCCGTGGCACTTGGTCTTGTCATCGAGGTGCTGGGTCTCGCCCGACGCAGACCGTCTTCATTCTGGCCACCGCTGCTGGCCCTGGCCCTCGTTGGGCCTGGCTTGGTGCTGGCCCATCCGAGCGCCTTTGTAGCACTCATCGCATTCAGCGCGCCTCCGGTGTTCGCCCGCCTGATCCTGGCGTGGAGGGGCTACCGCCGCGGCAAGGAGACGGGGCGGTCAATGGTGCTGTGGGCGCTGTTCACCGTTGCCTTCTCCGTTGGAGGTCTGATTGTCTGGATCTTCATCAGGCCAAGCCTGGCCTCCGCTCCCTGGACGCCATTCCAGTCAAATGCACGGGCACTCGGAGAGATCATTGCCAGCGCACCGATGGGAACCACTGCAGCCTGGGTCATGCTCGTCCTGACCATTATTGGCATCTATGTCATCGCCCGGCGCCCGGGCCAGTATTGGTGGGTTCTTGGAATGTTTGCTGTCGGCGGAGCCCTCTACCTGATCGTCTCCTCGTGGTCGTTGGGCGGCTTCCGCACATTCTGGACAGGCGTCTGGTACAACGACAGCTTCCGGCTCGCCGCACTGCTTCCGGTGGTCACCCTTCCTGTCGCAGTCTTAGGCGCACAGTGGCTGACCTGGCGCGTCCGGGCCCTGTGCGACTATCTGGTACTCAACGGCCGGTCCAACCCGGGCAGGCTTGCTCCGGTCGTGCGTCCCATCGCGGCCCGGCTGCCGGCGGTCACCGGCCTCGTCGCCTCGACCGGCCTGGTGCTCGCCCTCGGCGTCGCGGCCCAAGGCGGCACGCTGTCCAATGTCCAGCAGCGCCTCAACACCATCTTTGCGACTACGCCGAACTCCTACCTTTTGACTACCGACGAGACCGCGCTGCTTAACGCCGTGCCCGAGTTCGTGCCGGAATCGGACCTCGTTGTGGCCAACCCGCGGACTGGCGGATCCCTGGTCTACGCAATCTCCAACCGGCGGACACTTGCGCCGCACATCTTTGGAGACAGAACCCCTGATGAGCAGTATCTGCTCGACCACTGGGATGAGGCGGCGTTCAACGACAAAGTCTGCCCGATTGTCAGGGAGCTCAACGCATACTGGGCACTGGATTTCGGTGACTTTGAAGTGGTTCCGGGCGACGAGTCGTTTATCGGTCTCCGGGACTTGCCCAACGGCTCCGTCCCGGGCATGGAGCTCGTCAAAACCGTAGGCAAGACCCACCTATACCGAGTCACCGCCTGCGGTTAG
- a CDS encoding M43 family zinc metalloprotease, with the protein MNTEAYSLARSGDIKVRLVTVQLANVKANISMDSAVAAVDGTSAYWKRMSNNRLSMSVASKETFTSKATSWQRYPDMMNTIANELGWAPSPYTALVVFVSSPTLSDGAYGAGWSYNGTSGRVIMPLPASLTRSVLTHEFGHVLGLMHANSLECGSGAQDVSSNANGSFADATCSIREYGDSMDLMGVSQTTQPTISSSLWDFGGFGTGREIRNLGKVSNVGSYTLTAWAGTADNRAVKFTDPVSGEVYYLELRLPVGFDAGTAVNGNRGVKIVQQFGSGSLVLMPDSHRFAGYYSARHAWQAGQTFTTHAGTRVIINWISDSAAGVTIEPTTGVGGTAIAELASATTQLGASTSGVSCGLRNGGCFQLFGNGAVIWSAGTGAQASLYGPVRDAWARTGSENGPLGYPTSALICGIRDKGCFQTYENGEILYSAASGAQPSTAGAIRTAYRKAGAENSALGYPTSGEVCGLRNSGCYQSYQRGEILWSQATGAQLSEAGPIRTAYRKAGAENSALGFPTSGKICGLPQTGCYQGFQAGAIIQTPATGAQLSPNGPIRTAWANSGFEGGPLGYPTGETTCGLVNGGCYQPYQKGAILWSPATGAQLSLNGPIRTAWAGTRYETGPLGYPTSAVICGLSNGGCYQAYQHGEILYSTASGAKPTTTGAIRTLYRNNAAENGLLGYPTSAEVCGLVNSGCYQNYQKGAIIWSPATGAQLSPNGPIRNAWSATRYETGPLAYPTTGVVCGLVKSGCYQNYQGGAIIWSPTTGARLSPNGPIRTLWQQTGFETGRLGYPTGAQTCNTTKTTCTQPFTGGKITWTTTRGAYIN; encoded by the coding sequence TTGAACACGGAAGCGTACTCCCTGGCCCGAAGCGGTGATATCAAGGTACGTCTCGTTACCGTGCAGCTCGCCAATGTCAAGGCGAACATCTCCATGGACAGTGCCGTCGCGGCCGTCGACGGAACCAGCGCCTACTGGAAGCGCATGTCCAATAACAGGCTCTCGATGAGTGTGGCGAGCAAAGAAACCTTCACCAGCAAGGCGACGTCGTGGCAACGGTATCCCGACATGATGAACACCATTGCGAATGAACTCGGATGGGCCCCGAGCCCCTACACGGCGCTGGTGGTGTTTGTTTCCAGTCCCACTCTCTCTGACGGAGCCTACGGTGCGGGCTGGAGCTACAACGGAACCAGTGGCCGGGTCATCATGCCGCTCCCGGCGTCACTGACCAGAAGCGTACTGACCCACGAGTTTGGCCACGTCCTCGGGCTTATGCACGCCAACAGCCTTGAGTGCGGCAGCGGCGCACAGGACGTGTCCAGCAATGCGAACGGCTCCTTCGCGGACGCCACCTGCAGCATCCGCGAATACGGCGACAGCATGGATTTGATGGGCGTGTCCCAGACAACACAGCCGACCATCAGTTCCAGCCTCTGGGATTTCGGCGGCTTCGGTACCGGGCGCGAAATTCGGAACCTGGGCAAGGTCAGCAATGTCGGCAGCTATACGCTCACGGCCTGGGCAGGAACGGCGGACAACCGGGCCGTCAAGTTCACGGACCCGGTGAGCGGCGAAGTGTATTACCTGGAGCTGCGGCTTCCTGTGGGTTTCGATGCAGGTACGGCCGTTAACGGCAACCGCGGCGTAAAGATTGTCCAACAGTTCGGCTCCGGATCCTTGGTCCTGATGCCTGATTCGCACCGGTTCGCCGGCTACTACAGCGCCCGGCATGCCTGGCAGGCCGGGCAAACTTTTACCACCCATGCGGGAACGCGGGTCATCATCAACTGGATCTCCGACTCCGCTGCCGGCGTGACGATCGAACCCACAACAGGCGTGGGGGGTACGGCGATTGCGGAGTTGGCGTCGGCGACGACGCAGTTGGGCGCCTCGACGTCGGGGGTGAGTTGCGGATTGCGTAACGGCGGCTGTTTCCAGCTGTTCGGCAACGGGGCCGTGATCTGGTCCGCCGGCACCGGCGCCCAGGCCAGCCTGTACGGACCTGTCCGGGACGCCTGGGCCCGCACGGGCTCTGAAAACGGGCCCCTGGGCTACCCCACCAGCGCACTGATCTGCGGGATCCGTGACAAGGGCTGCTTCCAGACCTACGAAAACGGTGAAATCCTCTACTCCGCCGCGTCCGGCGCGCAGCCCTCCACCGCCGGAGCGATCCGCACCGCCTACCGGAAAGCCGGCGCCGAAAACAGCGCCCTCGGCTACCCGACCAGCGGCGAGGTCTGCGGCCTCCGCAACTCCGGCTGCTACCAGAGCTACCAGCGCGGAGAAATCCTCTGGAGCCAGGCCACCGGCGCCCAGCTCTCCGAAGCAGGCCCCATCCGGACCGCCTACCGCAAAGCCGGCGCCGAAAACAGCGCCCTCGGATTCCCCACCAGCGGCAAAATCTGCGGACTTCCCCAAACAGGCTGCTACCAGGGCTTCCAAGCCGGCGCCATCATCCAAACCCCCGCCACCGGCGCCCAACTCAGCCCCAACGGACCCATCCGCACCGCCTGGGCGAACTCCGGCTTCGAAGGCGGCCCCCTGGGCTACCCCACCGGAGAAACCACCTGCGGCCTGGTCAACGGCGGCTGCTACCAGCCCTACCAAAAAGGTGCCATCCTCTGGTCCCCGGCCACCGGCGCCCAACTAAGCCTCAACGGACCCATCCGCACCGCCTGGGCCGGGACCCGCTACGAAACAGGGCCCCTGGGCTACCCCACCAGCGCCGTCATCTGCGGCCTGAGCAACGGCGGCTGCTACCAGGCCTACCAACACGGCGAAATCCTCTACTCCACCGCCTCCGGCGCCAAGCCCACCACCACCGGAGCCATCCGCACCCTCTACCGGAACAACGCCGCCGAAAACGGGCTCCTGGGCTACCCCACCAGCGCAGAGGTCTGCGGCCTGGTCAACAGCGGCTGCTACCAGAACTACCAAAAAGGCGCCATCATCTGGTCCCCCGCCACCGGAGCCCAACTCAGCCCCAACGGACCCATCCGCAACGCCTGGTCAGCCACCCGCTACGAAACCGGCCCCCTCGCCTACCCCACCACCGGAGTCGTCTGCGGCCTCGTCAAAAGCGGCTGCTACCAGAACTACCAAGGCGGCGCCATCATCTGGTCCCCCACCACCGGAGCCCGACTCAGCCCCAACGGACCCATCCGCACCCTCTGGCAACAAACCGGCTTCGAAACAGGACGCCTCGGCTACCCCACCGGAGCACAAACCTGCAACACCACCAAAACCACCTGCACCCAACCATTCACCGGCGGAAAAATCACCTGGACCACCACCCGCGGCGCCTACATCAACTAA
- a CDS encoding glycosyltransferase family 2 protein yields the protein MRGRNISFVFPIFNEAGNIPLLYERVCDAVAGTPYDVELLFINDGSTDSSLAHLLALRDHDERVVVVDLARNYGHQLAVTAGLDEASGDAVIIMDSDLQDPPAVSLELLEQWEAGFDVVYAQRRTRRDTAFKKATAAAFYKVLQKVSEIDIPPNTGDFRLLDRRVVEEIKKFREHDRFLRGMVSYVGFRQVAVQFDRDERFAGVSGYPLGKMMKLAADGILGFSTFPLTIISRIGYAAAGLSVVGVLYALFMKLFVPDAVIEGWTFIVISVLFMGGLQLIMLGILGGYVGRIYKQVQSRPLYGVRDVFSSKRASRGVSS from the coding sequence GTGCGCGGAAGAAACATTTCATTCGTTTTTCCGATCTTTAACGAGGCCGGGAATATTCCCCTGCTCTACGAACGTGTCTGTGATGCCGTCGCCGGAACGCCGTACGACGTCGAACTTCTGTTCATCAATGACGGGAGCACAGATTCGTCCCTGGCCCACCTCCTGGCGTTACGGGACCACGATGAGCGCGTTGTTGTGGTTGACCTCGCCCGGAATTACGGGCACCAGCTGGCGGTCACCGCAGGGCTGGACGAAGCGTCCGGTGACGCGGTCATCATCATGGACAGCGACCTTCAGGATCCACCTGCCGTTAGTCTGGAGCTGCTTGAGCAGTGGGAAGCGGGGTTCGACGTCGTCTATGCCCAGCGCCGCACCCGCCGGGACACCGCCTTCAAGAAGGCGACGGCGGCGGCGTTCTATAAAGTCCTGCAGAAGGTTTCGGAAATCGACATTCCCCCGAATACCGGGGACTTCAGGTTGCTTGACCGCCGGGTTGTGGAGGAGATCAAAAAGTTCCGCGAACACGACCGTTTCCTCCGCGGCATGGTCAGCTACGTGGGTTTCAGACAGGTCGCGGTGCAGTTTGACCGCGATGAGCGGTTCGCTGGAGTTTCGGGGTACCCGCTGGGCAAGATGATGAAATTGGCCGCTGACGGCATTTTAGGGTTCTCCACCTTTCCGCTGACGATCATTTCCCGCATCGGCTACGCCGCGGCCGGTCTGAGCGTTGTCGGTGTCCTGTACGCCCTGTTCATGAAGCTCTTTGTGCCCGACGCCGTCATTGAGGGGTGGACCTTTATCGTCATTTCCGTCCTCTTCATGGGCGGTCTCCAGCTCATCATGCTCGGCATCCTGGGCGGGTATGTCGGCCGCATTTACAAACAGGTGCAGAGCAGGCCTCTCTACGGGGTCAGGGATGTGTTTTCCAGCAAACGTGCCTCCCGCGGTGTCAGCAGTTGA
- a CDS encoding glycosyltransferase family 2 protein gives MGNSTTSGVLIIMPAWNEAEAIGDTIREVRRTVPHDVLVVDDGSRDDTVRVAQEAGATVLKLPFNLGVGGAMRTGFKYAIRHGYKAAIQVDSDGQHDPLDIDRVLAGLQVADISIGARFAGRGTYDVKGPRRWAMSVLAKVISGVAHTELTDVTSGFRAANERALHQYIDHFPAEYLGDTIDSLVVAIKSGCRVTQVPVEMKVRQAGTPSTGPLKSAIYLARSGLVLCFALARRKTPSPESIHTPQLGSIAGESSI, from the coding sequence ATGGGCAACTCAACGACTTCCGGCGTCCTCATCATCATGCCAGCTTGGAACGAGGCCGAAGCCATCGGGGACACCATCCGTGAGGTTCGACGCACTGTACCGCACGACGTCCTGGTCGTTGATGACGGCTCCCGGGACGACACCGTCCGTGTGGCCCAAGAAGCGGGGGCGACCGTTCTGAAGCTGCCGTTCAACCTGGGAGTCGGGGGAGCCATGCGGACCGGCTTTAAGTATGCGATCCGCCATGGCTACAAAGCCGCCATTCAGGTCGACTCTGACGGACAGCACGATCCGCTCGATATCGACCGGGTGCTGGCCGGGCTGCAGGTTGCGGACATCTCGATCGGCGCACGGTTTGCCGGCCGCGGTACGTATGACGTCAAGGGCCCCAGACGGTGGGCGATGTCCGTCCTCGCCAAGGTGATCTCCGGTGTTGCGCACACGGAACTCACTGACGTCACGTCGGGCTTCCGCGCGGCCAACGAACGCGCCCTCCATCAGTACATTGACCATTTTCCGGCTGAATACCTCGGTGATACGATCGATTCTTTGGTGGTTGCCATCAAGTCCGGTTGCCGGGTCACCCAGGTGCCGGTGGAGATGAAGGTGCGGCAGGCGGGAACGCCGAGTACCGGTCCGTTGAAGTCAGCGATCTACCTGGCGCGCTCCGGACTGGTTTTGTGCTTTGCTTTGGCCCGCCGCAAGACACCGTCCCCGGAATCAATTCACACCCCACAACTGGGCTCAATAGCGGGCGAAAGCAGCATCTGA
- a CDS encoding glycosyltransferase family 2 protein, with protein sequence MTIDVMLPYYGDVAMMKAAVDSILGQNDRDFRLTIVDDGYPDEDLPAYFAALTAGDSRVRYLRNEVNLGANGNYRKCLGLIEHEFTVIMGADDIMLPNYIETIRRGFQNPDVDIVQPGVDVIDEKGVVYAPLGDKVKDFLRRRIVGKSTDAVIAGEPVAKSLITGDWLYFPSVAWRSDAIKKHSFREQYNVVQDLGLAMDIIMDGGKMMVTDTICFQYRRHRESDSSVQALDGRRFAEERAFFDECVRDFAKLGWNDAANAARLHLSSRLHAVTLAPKVVQKRMWPGLKKLAAHVVRP encoded by the coding sequence ATGACCATTGATGTAATGCTGCCCTACTACGGCGACGTGGCCATGATGAAAGCGGCCGTGGATTCCATTCTGGGCCAGAACGACCGCGACTTCAGGCTGACGATCGTCGATGACGGGTACCCTGACGAGGACCTCCCGGCCTACTTCGCAGCGCTGACAGCCGGGGACAGCCGGGTCCGGTACCTCCGGAACGAGGTCAACCTGGGCGCCAATGGAAATTACCGCAAATGCCTCGGACTGATCGAACACGAGTTCACGGTGATCATGGGGGCAGATGACATCATGCTTCCGAACTACATCGAAACCATCCGCAGGGGCTTCCAGAACCCCGACGTCGACATCGTCCAGCCCGGCGTTGATGTCATTGACGAAAAGGGTGTGGTTTACGCACCTCTCGGCGACAAGGTCAAGGACTTCCTGCGGCGCCGTATCGTCGGAAAAAGCACCGACGCCGTCATCGCCGGAGAGCCGGTGGCCAAGAGCCTCATCACCGGCGACTGGCTGTACTTCCCCTCTGTCGCCTGGCGCTCTGACGCGATCAAGAAGCACAGCTTCCGTGAACAGTACAACGTAGTCCAGGACCTCGGACTGGCGATGGACATCATCATGGATGGCGGCAAGATGATGGTTACGGACACCATCTGCTTCCAGTACCGCCGTCACCGCGAGTCCGATTCATCCGTCCAGGCCCTCGATGGCCGCCGCTTCGCCGAAGAGCGCGCGTTCTTTGACGAATGCGTGCGCGACTTCGCCAAGCTTGGCTGGAACGACGCCGCCAACGCCGCCCGGCTGCACCTTTCCTCCCGCCTGCATGCCGTCACCCTGGCACCCAAAGTCGTCCAGAAGCGGATGTGGCCGGGCCTGAAGAAGCTCGCCGCGCACGTCGTTCGGCCGTAA
- a CDS encoding oligosaccharide flippase family protein, which yields MVAEPTPETKGKIASPRSAILYLIGSLVQGLGLLLIQPFAIRLLDPAQWGLVSTSVVTIQVVVVLISAGLPLAISRLWFDRTNGQARSRAMYGFLALTALLLGVAAAFVGVLVPRSPDGSVAWPSILSMLAIGLLGTVLGAQAVLRAQNRPLAFVALSLVSSVAANLAGLAAILLTAANATNYLVAYTAAVASAAALALILVKPKAPWRVDGVLQESIGIALPLLPHTGALMLLTQGAVLMLAFLSGAVAAGQFGAVLIFALGPLTMLNALNNAWSTRLMEATAGELPALLRKVATEALLASAAIGLLASAAASAGSIVLTASPEALAPVARILPLVSVGYGLFLIATNVVYILEKTRSMAYTTPLVLLLMAAIAAPFAASGDLEVVAAIQAAGFTLLGVAYWLVVRKKTPASWPVGLFIILLAVHLGAVAVLSTLAPSLVGGAIEIAVVALLILAAGYIKFRKVQPA from the coding sequence ATGGTCGCTGAACCTACCCCGGAGACTAAGGGCAAGATCGCCAGTCCCCGGTCGGCGATACTTTATTTGATCGGCTCCCTGGTCCAAGGCCTGGGACTCCTGCTGATTCAGCCGTTCGCCATTCGGTTGCTTGACCCGGCACAGTGGGGTCTGGTGTCGACGTCGGTCGTTACCATCCAGGTAGTGGTCGTGCTGATCTCAGCGGGGCTCCCGCTGGCTATCAGCCGGCTGTGGTTTGACCGCACCAACGGCCAGGCGCGGTCGCGGGCCATGTATGGTTTCCTGGCACTCACGGCGTTGCTGCTCGGCGTGGCCGCGGCGTTTGTTGGTGTCTTGGTCCCGCGCAGCCCGGACGGTTCGGTGGCATGGCCCTCCATCTTGTCGATGCTCGCCATAGGGTTGCTTGGCACCGTTCTGGGCGCCCAGGCAGTCCTGCGCGCCCAGAACCGGCCTCTCGCTTTTGTGGCTCTGAGCCTGGTGTCGTCGGTGGCGGCCAACCTTGCAGGGCTCGCCGCCATCCTCCTGACAGCTGCCAATGCCACGAATTACCTCGTGGCATACACCGCAGCAGTCGCAAGCGCCGCCGCCCTAGCCCTGATTCTGGTCAAGCCCAAGGCGCCTTGGCGGGTGGATGGTGTGCTGCAGGAATCGATCGGCATTGCCCTGCCGCTCCTGCCGCACACGGGTGCGCTCATGCTGCTGACCCAAGGCGCCGTGCTGATGCTGGCCTTCCTCTCCGGTGCGGTGGCAGCAGGGCAGTTCGGAGCTGTGCTGATTTTCGCCCTCGGTCCCTTGACGATGCTCAACGCGCTCAATAATGCCTGGTCCACGCGGCTGATGGAGGCCACGGCGGGGGAACTGCCCGCCCTGCTCCGCAAGGTCGCCACGGAAGCCCTCCTCGCCTCGGCGGCTATCGGCTTGCTCGCGTCCGCCGCGGCCTCCGCGGGAAGCATTGTGCTCACAGCGTCCCCGGAAGCGCTGGCCCCTGTGGCCCGGATCCTTCCCCTGGTTTCGGTGGGCTACGGGCTTTTCCTCATCGCGACCAACGTTGTCTATATTCTTGAGAAGACCCGTTCCATGGCCTACACGACGCCGCTGGTCCTCCTCCTGATGGCGGCAATCGCCGCGCCTTTCGCCGCGTCCGGCGATTTGGAAGTTGTTGCGGCGATCCAGGCAGCCGGTTTCACCTTGCTCGGCGTGGCCTACTGGCTTGTGGTCAGAAAGAAGACCCCGGCGTCGTGGCCGGTGGGGCTTTTCATCATCCTCCTCGCCGTCCACCTCGGGGCGGTGGCCGTCTTGAGCACCCTTGCCCCGAGTCTCGTGGGCGGAGCCATCGAGATCGCCGTTGTGGCACTGCTGATCCTGGCTGCCGGCTACATCAAGTTCAGGAAGGTCCAGCCAGCCTAG
- a CDS encoding DUF2304 domain-containing protein — MNVASALVIAIVMVLAVLQLLRQGKLREKYTVLWLIVGGLTIVLGLFPQLLDWAASLVGIRVPANLLFALAIMLLVGVSLHVSRELTILEDETRILAEEVSILRGSVEALERAAALSSSGKHHLDDPAALGQTIRKETNDH; from the coding sequence ATGAACGTCGCGTCCGCACTTGTCATCGCCATTGTGATGGTCCTCGCCGTGCTCCAACTGCTGCGGCAGGGCAAGCTCCGCGAGAAGTACACCGTCCTGTGGCTTATCGTCGGCGGCCTGACGATCGTTCTGGGCCTCTTTCCCCAACTGCTGGACTGGGCTGCGTCCCTGGTGGGGATCCGTGTCCCGGCCAACCTCCTCTTCGCCCTGGCAATTATGCTGTTGGTCGGCGTCAGTTTGCATGTTTCGCGTGAATTGACCATCCTCGAAGACGAGACCCGGATCCTGGCAGAGGAAGTCTCGATCCTCCGTGGATCGGTGGAGGCGCTGGAACGCGCTGCTGCGCTCTCCTCGTCCGGCAAACACCACCTCGACGATCCGGCCGCACTCGGCCAAACCATACGGAAAGAAACCAATGACCATTGA
- a CDS encoding GtrA family protein — MKPDLDAPAPPLVHRLLRHSMAKFVVVGVINNLTGYGIFVLLSLLGSAAIPAMTVSYGIGMVISFIGNRSWTFSHRASFVPAVFRFLTANAVGYAVNLAILWIFVTRLGLAQIPVQLFATACVAVCTFLAMRLWVFRTGRGDAGE; from the coding sequence TTGAAGCCGGATCTTGATGCTCCAGCACCGCCGCTGGTGCACCGGCTTCTGCGACATAGCATGGCCAAATTCGTCGTGGTCGGCGTCATCAACAACCTGACGGGCTACGGCATCTTCGTCCTGCTGTCCCTGCTGGGGTCGGCGGCGATCCCGGCGATGACCGTGTCTTACGGGATAGGGATGGTCATCAGCTTTATCGGCAATCGGAGCTGGACGTTCAGCCACCGGGCAAGCTTCGTCCCGGCAGTTTTTCGGTTTCTCACCGCCAACGCCGTGGGCTACGCGGTCAACCTGGCCATCCTGTGGATCTTCGTGACCCGGTTGGGCTTAGCCCAGATTCCGGTGCAGCTTTTTGCGACCGCGTGCGTTGCGGTCTGCACGTTCCTGGCGATGCGGTTGTGGGTTTTTCGTACCGGCCGGGGGGACGCCGGTGAGTAG